The following are encoded in a window of Bacteroidales bacterium genomic DNA:
- a CDS encoding response regulator yields MPKVAGLEVLKVLKKHPEFKTIPVVVLTTSSESSDVHSAYLLGANSYIVKPVDFEKFQEVARQIDLYWRVFNKVDQ; encoded by the coding sequence ATGCCAAAAGTTGCCGGTCTGGAGGTTCTGAAAGTCCTGAAAAAACATCCGGAATTCAAAACCATCCCCGTAGTGGTACTCACCACTTCTTCCGAATCGTCCGATGTACATTCCGCCTACCTGCTTGGCGCAAATTCCTACATTGTAAAACCGGTGGACTTTGAGAAATTCCAGGAAGTGGCCAGGCAAATCGATCTCTACTGGAGGGTATTTAACAAAGTCGATCAATAA
- a CDS encoding TonB-dependent receptor produces the protein MKKTLFIILCLWASQAILSGQPDTLIINQYDLEGVVISADKRASGIMDVPASVSSLSGISVKNDRIGSTTDLTGPIPNLYMPDYGSRLTSPIYIRGIGSRINSPSVGFYMDEVALFEKAAFDLDLYNIERIEVLRGPQGTLYGRNTLGGIVHVITREPDNRPGLGISAELGTYGNQQYQVMLENPVVRDRLYVQVNGYYRTRNGFHINQFNGEAVDGMNSGGGSIKLLFHPSPRSKITLSTSLDLSSEGAYPYAVVTEDGDELPINYDHESSYQREMTGTSLRYERTGDVITINSISSFQSLKGLQDIDQDFTPDDLFTVTQDQDQKLFTQEIRIGNTDNRSRLNWVTGIYGFYQANDQEVGVEFGLDGITRFRLPYESYSYKKLNDMTNYGLAMFGQGTLSDLLVRDLSLTLGMRVDYENDALDYYYERYPDGATVPTEDFESGFDFFEILPKLSLNYKWSENQMNYLSVTRGYKSGGFNTTFEREEDRSFLPEYSWNYEMGWKASLESKKANLRMALFYIDWEDLQVYQPVPSGRGSMLKNAASAFSQGIELEVSLLPVSNLRITGNLGYSDTRFVDFTPDPDETLNYSGNKVPYVPDLTGFLSASFRVPLKGDIFHDLVFSANWREIGKIFWNDANEYFQEAYGLLAANMAIGISDFTLRLWTANLLNTSYRSFQFESLGLVYAQPGRPRSFGLTLSYSL, from the coding sequence ATGAAAAAAACTCTGTTTATAATTCTCTGTTTGTGGGCCTCACAGGCCATTCTGTCCGGACAGCCCGATACTCTGATAATCAACCAGTATGATCTGGAAGGCGTAGTGATTTCGGCCGACAAAAGAGCATCCGGCATCATGGACGTGCCTGCATCGGTAAGTTCGCTTTCTGGTATTTCAGTAAAAAACGACAGGATCGGTTCTACCACTGATCTGACCGGTCCGATCCCCAATTTATACATGCCCGACTATGGCTCCAGGCTGACCTCTCCCATTTACATCCGGGGGATCGGATCCAGAATAAACTCTCCCTCTGTCGGGTTCTATATGGATGAGGTGGCGCTCTTTGAAAAGGCGGCCTTTGACCTGGATCTCTACAACATCGAACGGATCGAAGTATTGCGTGGTCCTCAGGGTACCTTATACGGAAGAAATACCCTGGGCGGTATCGTTCATGTGATTACCCGAGAACCCGATAACCGGCCGGGCCTGGGAATTTCTGCAGAACTGGGTACTTACGGGAACCAGCAGTATCAGGTAATGCTGGAAAATCCTGTCGTCAGGGACAGGCTTTATGTACAGGTCAATGGATATTACCGCACCCGAAATGGTTTCCATATCAATCAGTTTAACGGCGAAGCGGTGGACGGGATGAACAGTGGCGGCGGAAGTATTAAACTCCTGTTCCATCCATCGCCCCGTTCAAAAATCACCCTCAGTACCAGCCTCGACCTGAGTTCGGAAGGGGCCTATCCGTATGCCGTGGTGACTGAAGACGGAGATGAACTGCCGATCAATTACGATCATGAAAGCTCGTACCAGCGGGAAATGACCGGGACCTCGCTTCGGTATGAACGGACCGGTGATGTGATCACGATCAATAGCATCTCTTCCTTTCAAAGCCTGAAGGGCCTGCAGGACATCGATCAGGATTTTACTCCGGACGACCTGTTTACCGTGACCCAGGACCAGGATCAGAAACTTTTTACCCAGGAAATCCGGATCGGGAACACGGATAATCGTTCCAGGCTCAACTGGGTCACCGGCATATATGGATTTTACCAGGCCAATGACCAGGAGGTGGGTGTGGAATTTGGCCTGGACGGGATAACGAGATTCAGGCTTCCGTATGAAAGCTATTCCTATAAGAAGCTGAACGACATGACCAATTACGGCCTGGCCATGTTTGGGCAGGGAACCCTGAGCGACCTGCTGGTCCGGGACCTGTCCCTGACCCTGGGGATGCGTGTGGATTACGAAAATGATGCACTGGATTACTATTATGAGAGATACCCGGACGGAGCGACAGTTCCCACAGAGGATTTTGAATCCGGATTTGACTTTTTCGAGATTCTCCCCAAGCTCTCCCTGAATTACAAATGGTCGGAGAACCAGATGAACTACCTGAGCGTGACCCGGGGATATAAAAGCGGTGGATTCAATACCACCTTTGAACGGGAGGAGGACCGCTCCTTCCTGCCGGAGTACAGCTGGAACTATGAGATGGGCTGGAAGGCTTCCCTGGAAAGTAAAAAAGCCAATCTGCGGATGGCCCTTTTCTACATCGACTGGGAGGACCTTCAGGTGTATCAGCCGGTGCCCAGCGGAAGGGGCTCCATGTTGAAAAATGCAGCGAGTGCATTCAGTCAGGGCATAGAGCTGGAGGTGAGTCTGCTTCCGGTAAGCAATCTAAGGATCACCGGAAACCTGGGCTACTCAGACACCCGTTTTGTGGATTTTACTCCCGATCCGGATGAAACCCTGAATTACAGCGGAAATAAGGTCCCCTATGTTCCCGATCTCACCGGATTTTTATCAGCCTCTTTCAGGGTCCCCCTGAAGGGAGATATCTTTCACGATCTTGTTTTTTCTGCAAACTGGAGAGAGATAGGTAAAATTTTCTGGAACGATGCCAATGAGTATTTTCAGGAGGCTTACGGATTACTGGCAGCCAATATGGCCATCGGAATTTCAGATTTTACCCTCAGACTCTGGACCGCGAACCTGCTGAATACCAGCTACCGCTCCTTCCAGTTTGAATCGCTCGGACTAGTTTATGCGCAACCCGGCAGGCCCCGCAGTTTCGGTCTCACCCTGAGCTATTCACTATAA
- a CDS encoding MFS transporter, producing the protein MNPVQKHTTLLSLYVAQSVPMSFFSTVLPVIMRMENYSLESIGLMQLIKIPWILKFFWAPLVDRNAGKKHGYKSWIIASELFYAVVIISIGFFSLATDFKTIVVLMIAAFFLSATQDIASDALAIKILLKSQRSMGNSMQSSGSFLGTLFGSGVLLILYPSLGWQGIMFLLSGIVLIALVPMILNVKNASTLAPVDATPANWRDVFTFFRSSIVVRRILFLMIYYSGILGILVMLKPYLVDLGYEIKKIGFIAGIYGTGIGAACAFLSGFIIRRIGNRKAVFVMAGYSFLTALYFSSFMIHMPHPLVIYIGVALLWSSYAMSSVVVYTVSMNLVRPGREGTDYSIQIVVTHLSGLLMAVLSGFIAERINYAGFFGMEATWAFMVLIFSSLLYKEHGDPELWELWTSGERKLSWKWIRK; encoded by the coding sequence ATGAATCCAGTGCAGAAACATACTACGCTGCTGAGCTTATATGTGGCGCAATCCGTTCCCATGAGCTTTTTTTCCACGGTATTGCCGGTGATCATGCGAATGGAAAACTATTCCCTGGAAAGCATCGGCCTGATGCAGCTGATCAAAATCCCGTGGATCCTTAAATTCTTCTGGGCCCCGCTGGTTGACCGGAATGCCGGAAAAAAACACGGATACAAAAGCTGGATCATCGCCTCAGAACTATTTTACGCCGTGGTTATTATATCCATTGGTTTTTTTAGCCTGGCTACCGATTTTAAAACCATTGTCGTGCTGATGATCGCAGCCTTTTTCCTGTCGGCCACCCAGGATATTGCTTCCGATGCCCTGGCGATAAAGATCCTTTTGAAAAGCCAGCGTTCCATGGGTAACAGCATGCAATCGTCCGGCAGTTTTTTGGGGACCCTGTTTGGCAGTGGTGTTTTGCTGATCCTTTATCCCTCCCTCGGATGGCAGGGGATCATGTTCCTGTTAAGCGGCATTGTACTAATCGCCCTGGTCCCGATGATACTCAATGTAAAGAATGCTTCGACCCTGGCCCCGGTCGATGCCACTCCGGCAAACTGGCGCGATGTCTTTACATTTTTCCGTTCATCCATTGTCGTCAGACGGATTCTCTTCCTGATGATTTATTACTCGGGAATCCTGGGAATCCTGGTCATGCTGAAACCCTATCTGGTTGACCTGGGCTATGAGATAAAGAAGATCGGATTTATTGCAGGGATCTATGGCACGGGAATTGGTGCTGCCTGTGCATTTTTATCAGGGTTCATCATCAGACGGATCGGGAATCGCAAAGCGGTATTTGTCATGGCAGGCTACAGTTTTCTGACTGCCTTATATTTTTCAAGTTTTATGATCCATATGCCCCATCCGCTGGTCATCTATATCGGAGTGGCCCTTCTGTGGAGCAGCTATGCCATGTCGTCCGTGGTCGTGTATACCGTTTCAATGAACCTGGTCAGGCCGGGCAGGGAAGGCACCGATTATTCCATTCAGATCGTTGTCACCCACCTCAGCGGACTGTTGATGGCTGTGTTAAGCGGCTTTATTGCTGAAAGAATCAATTATGCCGGATTCTTTGGTATGGAAGCCACCTGGGCATTTATGGTCCTGATTTTTTCTTCACTGCTATATAAAGAACACGGAGATCCTGAACTCTGGGAGTTATGGACCTCCGGGGAACGAAAGTTATCATGGAAATGGATAAGAAAATAA
- the hemN gene encoding oxygen-independent coproporphyrinogen III oxidase, which yields MDKKIIERYDKPGPRYTSYPPASLFKEGFTEKAYTEAIVLSNRDGHPGISLYVHVPFCPRLCHFCGCNTTLGKDRGFIARYFDALLEEIDRVAGYLDRKRMVTQIHWGGGTPNSVEWSLIEKVMDRFRSHFRMAEDAEVAMECSPAYLGLSDIDRLNDMGFNRISLGIQDFNESVLDIINRAPSRLPVEELVGYIRLKSKARVNLDFVYGLPGQSLQGYLETLKRGASIRPDRMVTFSYAHVPWVKKNQKILERSHIPGPEIKLEMLLQGCEYLTSAAYDPIGMDHFALPGDEMAKAYRDKTLHRNFQGYCTKRHTGQVYAFGASSISQLENAYIQNTKEPAAYVERIESGALASERGYLLNPRERIIRNVINQLMCNGMVDFKEEAKKHGMLPAELESMLQYSREKFQKLEQDGLLVNGQGRIESTRLGMLLIRVIARELDPDFASYQTVFSKTI from the coding sequence ATGGATAAGAAAATAATCGAACGCTACGACAAGCCCGGCCCAAGATACACCAGTTACCCCCCGGCCAGCCTGTTTAAGGAAGGATTCACTGAAAAAGCGTATACAGAGGCGATCGTCCTGTCCAACAGGGATGGCCATCCGGGAATATCTCTTTATGTCCATGTCCCTTTTTGTCCGCGCCTTTGTCATTTCTGCGGGTGCAACACCACCCTTGGGAAAGACCGGGGATTTATCGCCCGATATTTTGACGCCCTGCTTGAAGAAATCGACCGGGTTGCAGGATATCTGGACAGGAAGCGGATGGTTACCCAGATTCACTGGGGAGGAGGCACTCCCAACTCCGTGGAGTGGTCGCTGATTGAAAAAGTCATGGACCGCTTCCGCTCACATTTCAGGATGGCTGAAGATGCAGAGGTAGCCATGGAGTGCAGTCCGGCCTATCTCGGCCTCTCCGATATTGACCGACTGAACGACATGGGGTTCAACCGCATAAGCCTGGGCATTCAGGATTTCAATGAGTCGGTCCTGGATATTATTAACCGGGCACCCTCCAGATTGCCCGTGGAGGAACTGGTGGGCTATATCCGTTTGAAAAGCAAGGCCAGGGTCAATCTGGATTTTGTGTATGGCCTGCCCGGACAAAGCCTGCAGGGCTACCTGGAGACATTGAAAAGAGGGGCCTCCATCCGGCCCGACCGGATGGTCACTTTCTCTTACGCCCATGTTCCCTGGGTTAAAAAGAACCAGAAGATTCTCGAAAGGAGCCATATTCCCGGGCCCGAAATAAAGCTTGAAATGCTTTTGCAGGGCTGCGAATATCTGACCTCTGCGGCTTACGATCCCATCGGCATGGATCACTTTGCACTTCCCGGGGATGAAATGGCCAAGGCGTACCGGGACAAAACACTGCACAGGAATTTTCAGGGTTATTGCACCAAAAGACATACGGGACAGGTTTACGCGTTTGGTGCCTCGTCCATCAGTCAGCTGGAAAACGCATATATACAAAACACCAAGGAACCGGCTGCTTATGTGGAAAGGATAGAAAGCGGTGCGCTGGCCAGCGAAAGAGGATATCTGCTGAACCCTCGGGAGAGAATCATCCGGAATGTGATCAATCAGCTCATGTGCAATGGAATGGTGGACTTTAAAGAGGAGGCCAAAAAACATGGTATGCTCCCGGCCGAACTGGAAAGCATGCTTCAGTATTCCCGGGAAAAGTTCCAAAAGCTGGAGCAGGACGGACTCCTGGTAAACGGTCAGGGTCGGATCGAATCCACCAGGCTGGGGATGTTGCTCATACGGGTTATTGCCAGAGAGCTGGATCCTGATTTTGCAAGCTATCAAACCGTATTTTCAAAAACCATATAA
- the hemG gene encoding protoporphyrinogen oxidase: MGDKGKEETKDCIIVGAGITGLSAAFYLQRAGVDFLVLEEKEQVGGVIKTIREDGFLFETGPNSGVLGNPETAILFEDLAGEVEIEIARPAVKKRYVLKEGQWQALPSGLVQAIRTPLFSFQDKLRILGEPFRPRGINPEESLKQMVIRRLGRSYLDYAVDPFILGVYAGDPELLIPRYALPKLYALEQEYGSFIGGAFKKRFRKGTGETEKKATREVFSVKGGLEALVRALYVKSGTGNFRLGAVDIRIKKQQQGYKVSWNTPDGTLKVCKTNNVIITTGSHKLPGLVADLNDNKLAALTNLRYARVIEVAVGFQEWSGMTLDAFGGLIPFKENRDLLGILFTSAFLTGRAPEKGSLFTVFLGGIRRPELFDLSDEEIFETVKKEFTVLMGTDSFEPRLFRIFRHEWAIPQYEKSSGRRFEAVEQIEKEYEGLFLRGNFQGGIGLADRIRQGKLSAAHIKEGL, from the coding sequence ATGGGAGATAAAGGGAAAGAGGAAACAAAAGACTGTATAATCGTCGGAGCAGGGATCACAGGTTTAAGCGCTGCATTTTACCTGCAAAGGGCCGGAGTGGATTTCCTGGTTCTGGAAGAAAAAGAGCAGGTGGGCGGAGTGATCAAAACGATCCGGGAGGATGGCTTCCTGTTCGAAACCGGTCCGAATTCGGGGGTACTCGGGAATCCCGAAACAGCCATTCTGTTTGAGGACCTGGCCGGTGAGGTTGAGATAGAAATAGCCAGGCCGGCGGTCAAAAAAAGATATGTTTTAAAAGAGGGCCAATGGCAGGCCCTTCCTTCCGGGCTGGTTCAGGCCATCCGGACCCCTTTGTTTTCCTTTCAGGATAAACTGAGGATCCTGGGAGAACCCTTTCGTCCAAGGGGGATTAACCCGGAGGAGAGCCTGAAACAAATGGTCATCCGGCGTCTGGGCCGGTCCTATCTGGATTATGCCGTGGATCCCTTCATTCTGGGCGTTTATGCAGGCGATCCGGAGCTGCTTATCCCCAGGTATGCTTTGCCAAAATTATACGCTCTCGAGCAGGAATACGGAAGTTTCATCGGAGGTGCCTTCAAAAAGAGATTCCGGAAAGGAACAGGGGAAACGGAAAAGAAAGCCACCCGGGAGGTTTTTTCAGTTAAAGGAGGCCTGGAAGCACTTGTCAGGGCACTATACGTGAAATCGGGCACGGGAAACTTTCGCCTGGGTGCCGTCGATATCCGGATTAAAAAGCAGCAGCAGGGATACAAGGTATCGTGGAACACTCCGGATGGCACTCTGAAGGTTTGTAAGACAAATAATGTGATCATCACCACTGGTTCGCACAAGTTGCCGGGGCTGGTTGCCGACCTGAATGATAATAAGCTCGCAGCTCTTACAAACCTGCGATATGCCAGGGTTATCGAGGTAGCCGTTGGCTTTCAGGAATGGAGCGGAATGACTCTGGATGCATTCGGCGGACTGATCCCATTTAAGGAAAACCGTGATTTACTCGGGATATTATTCACCTCCGCCTTCCTCACCGGCAGGGCACCGGAAAAAGGTTCGCTGTTTACGGTTTTTTTAGGCGGAATCAGAAGACCCGAACTCTTTGATCTGAGTGATGAGGAAATATTTGAGACCGTGAAAAAAGAGTTCACCGTTTTGATGGGGACCGACAGCTTTGAACCCCGCCTTTTCAGGATATTCAGACATGAGTGGGCCATACCTCAGTACGAAAAATCCAGTGGCAGAAGGTTTGAGGCCGTGGAACAGATTGAAAAGGAGTACGAAGGCCTGTTCCTGCGGGGCAATTTTCAGGGAGGCATCGGACTGGCCGACCGGATCAGGCAGGGAAAACTGTCTGCAGCACATATCAAAGAAGGCTTATGA
- the hemH gene encoding ferrochelatase: MSKPEKAVILVNLGSPASSRITDVRCYLKEFLSDPSVIDLPAWIRQPLVHGLIVPLRSFRSAKRYAKLQTERGFPLLYHSRDLEDAVRVQLPADTRLFLAMRYGEPSLKNLLRSIRTRNYTELMVIPLYPQFATSTTGSIVKLLLQELDGFEIAAKTSLIMPFHTAEGFTGLWAEKISVLRPGSYDALVFSYHGIPVRQTLKGHPGHSCETMDCENSYRSANRFCYRAACFHTTRSISTRLKLENQQLITSFQSRFGRNWLSPFTVDILRKLAGEGKARVLVISPSFVADCLETTVEIGDEYKTVFMSEGGRELTLVPSLNAGPDWAGLITKLIGQPGEYAQSLDGTELPH; this comes from the coding sequence ATGAGCAAACCGGAAAAGGCAGTCATACTGGTGAATCTTGGAAGTCCCGCTTCGTCCCGGATCACCGATGTGCGTTGCTATTTGAAAGAGTTCCTCTCCGACCCCTCAGTCATAGATCTGCCCGCCTGGATACGGCAGCCCCTGGTTCATGGCCTTATTGTTCCGCTCCGTTCCTTCCGCTCTGCAAAGCGATATGCAAAACTTCAGACAGAAAGGGGGTTTCCCCTGCTTTACCACAGCCGGGACCTGGAGGATGCGGTCAGGGTGCAACTGCCGGCGGATACCAGACTCTTTCTGGCAATGAGGTACGGAGAACCTTCGCTGAAGAATCTGCTCCGTAGTATCCGGACCAGGAACTATACCGAATTGATGGTGATCCCGCTTTACCCTCAATTTGCCACTTCCACCACCGGGAGCATCGTTAAATTATTGCTGCAGGAGCTGGATGGATTCGAAATAGCAGCGAAGACCTCCCTGATCATGCCCTTTCATACTGCAGAAGGCTTCACCGGATTATGGGCAGAAAAAATTTCGGTTCTCCGGCCCGGCAGTTACGATGCCCTGGTATTCAGTTATCATGGCATCCCGGTGCGGCAGACCCTGAAAGGACATCCGGGACATTCCTGTGAAACCATGGATTGCGAAAACAGCTACCGCTCCGCGAACAGATTTTGTTACCGGGCAGCCTGCTTTCATACCACCAGGTCTATTTCCACCCGGCTGAAGTTGGAAAATCAGCAGCTAATTACTTCCTTTCAATCCAGGTTTGGCCGGAACTGGTTATCACCTTTCACGGTCGATATTCTCAGGAAGCTGGCCGGGGAAGGAAAGGCCCGGGTTCTTGTAATCAGTCCGTCCTTCGTTGCCGACTGTCTGGAAACCACGGTGGAAATCGGGGACGAATACAAGACCGTATTTATGTCCGAAGGAGGCAGGGAGCTCACCCTGGTACCTTCCCTGAATGCCGGTCCGGACTGGGCCGGATTAATCACGAAACTTATCGGCCAACCCGGCGAATATGCACAATCCCTGGACGGGACTGAACTGCCGCATTAA
- a CDS encoding PQQ-binding-like beta-propeller repeat protein, which translates to MRRIVLLLLSGIFYISGHAQDWPDWRGENRDAVWEASGIVQKFDSKVIDLKWSVPIGPGYSGPTVAEGKVYVTDRLERPAQAERVLCFDEQTGEQIWIHQYDCVYEGVGYQAGPRASVVIKDGKAYSLGTMGHLFCLDAGTGRVLWQKDLNNEYEIDMPTWGIASTPLVLDDKIIVHVSGRKQACVVAFNKDTGKEVWRSLDDRAGYSAPVFFEKNGVGVVVNWTEHSLSGLDPKTGEIYWRFPWSTGMGMSIATPVLYDDHIFVSAFYSGSLLVRLGDDYTSAEIVWQRSGESERHTDALHCVMNTPVIMKDYIYGVDSYGELRCLEFSTGDRIWEDLSAVKSDRWANIHFIRQGDKIWMFNEHGELLITRLSPEGFEEISRAKLIEPTRKQLPRGVTWSHPAFANRQVFVRNDERLVCADLSSE; encoded by the coding sequence ATGCGCAGAATCGTATTGCTCCTCCTGTCAGGGATCTTTTATATTAGTGGCCATGCACAGGACTGGCCCGACTGGCGGGGCGAAAACAGGGATGCTGTCTGGGAGGCATCCGGTATAGTGCAAAAATTCGATTCGAAGGTCATCGACCTGAAATGGTCGGTTCCCATCGGACCGGGGTATTCCGGGCCGACGGTGGCAGAGGGGAAGGTGTATGTGACTGACCGCCTTGAGCGGCCGGCTCAGGCAGAACGGGTCTTATGCTTTGATGAGCAGACCGGGGAACAGATATGGATTCATCAGTATGATTGCGTTTACGAGGGAGTCGGTTACCAGGCCGGACCCAGGGCCTCGGTGGTCATAAAGGACGGGAAAGCCTATTCCCTGGGTACCATGGGACACCTGTTCTGCCTGGATGCCGGAACAGGCAGGGTACTCTGGCAAAAGGACCTGAACAACGAATATGAGATCGACATGCCCACCTGGGGCATCGCATCCACCCCCCTGGTGCTTGATGATAAGATCATTGTCCATGTAAGTGGCCGAAAGCAGGCCTGCGTGGTGGCTTTCAACAAGGATACGGGGAAGGAGGTCTGGCGCAGTCTGGATGACCGGGCCGGGTATTCTGCTCCGGTCTTTTTTGAAAAGAACGGTGTCGGGGTGGTGGTGAACTGGACGGAACATAGCCTGTCGGGCCTGGATCCGAAAACCGGGGAGATATACTGGCGCTTCCCATGGAGCACCGGCATGGGTATGAGTATTGCCACTCCGGTGCTTTATGACGACCATATTTTTGTGAGTGCCTTCTACAGCGGATCCCTGCTGGTCAGATTGGGAGACGATTACACCTCCGCGGAAATAGTATGGCAGCGCTCCGGCGAAAGCGAAAGGCATACCGACGCCTTGCACTGCGTGATGAATACCCCGGTTATCATGAAGGATTATATTTACGGGGTGGATAGTTACGGCGAATTGCGATGCCTGGAATTCTCCACGGGCGATCGGATATGGGAAGACCTGAGCGCAGTGAAATCCGACCGCTGGGCCAACATCCATTTTATCCGGCAGGGGGATAAGATCTGGATGTTCAACGAGCACGGCGAACTGCTTATTACCCGCCTGTCCCCGGAAGGATTCGAGGAGATCAGCCGGGCAAAACTGATAGAGCCTACCAGGAAGCAACTGCCCCGGGGAGTCACCTGGTCGCATCCCGCCTTTGCCAACAGGCAGGTATTTGTACGGAATGATGAACGCCTGGTGTGTGCGGATCTCAGCAGCGAATAA
- a CDS encoding DUF1080 domain-containing protein yields MKRKITMPVLLRVLSIAVFGVMLSCTGRVKSTAEQTEEIRQANEAEQADEWISLFDGETLDGWKRYNADEIGPLWTVEEGAIKCDGRGHGEGSPESGGSLITLQTFGNFELELEWKISEGGNSGILYHVVEKPEYSHAYVTGPEYQVMDDPAGAVSEEMLNKRAGSNYDMYAAPSFKKLNPVGEWNTAGIVYKDGKVEHWLNGEKVVEFDENSEDYKEKFNKSKWSSGDYPFWNTYKEGSIGLQDHGAAVWYRNIRIREL; encoded by the coding sequence ATGAAAAGAAAAATCACAATGCCAGTTCTGCTCAGAGTATTGAGTATTGCAGTGTTTGGTGTAATGTTGTCCTGCACGGGAAGAGTGAAATCCACGGCTGAACAGACCGAAGAAATCCGGCAGGCCAATGAGGCTGAGCAGGCCGATGAATGGATTTCCTTATTTGACGGGGAGACTCTCGATGGCTGGAAGCGCTATAATGCGGATGAGATCGGTCCTCTGTGGACCGTGGAAGAAGGAGCCATTAAGTGTGACGGAAGGGGACATGGCGAAGGCAGCCCTGAATCTGGCGGCTCGCTGATCACCCTTCAGACCTTCGGTAATTTTGAGCTTGAACTGGAATGGAAGATCTCAGAGGGAGGAAACAGCGGCATTTTGTACCACGTGGTGGAGAAACCGGAATACAGTCATGCCTATGTGACCGGTCCGGAATACCAGGTGATGGACGATCCTGCAGGTGCTGTCAGTGAGGAGATGCTCAATAAAAGAGCCGGTTCGAACTATGATATGTATGCGGCTCCTTCCTTCAAGAAACTGAATCCTGTCGGAGAGTGGAACACCGCCGGAATTGTTTACAAGGACGGAAAGGTCGAGCACTGGCTGAACGGGGAAAAGGTGGTGGAATTTGATGAAAACAGTGAGGATTACAAAGAAAAATTCAATAAGAGTAAATGGTCTTCCGGGGATTATCCTTTCTGGAATACATACAAGGAAGGTTCCATCGGACTGCAGGATCATGGTGCGGCGGTATGGTACCGGAATATCCGGATCCGGGAGCTGTAA
- a CDS encoding universal stress protein, with the protein MKTILAMIKHPASAEKFLKYAIGVAGDMKMKLHVMYVESPAHHPVGGHELSGVVLARMQESLSVQIKQGKKQLEELVAELIPDGSGLHSYEVGAETGDETSIINKLVQEDSIHMVMLRNPEEDLWFRDSRVQAISREAKCPVWVIPEDVAYTPFRKVLYITDYNEEDIPTMNMLVDLLRVFKPDITALHVTEDLDFELRIKNAGFQKVLKDKINYSPISVKALVPQRGEDGMELVNSYAKRIQADLIVVLQENLSFLERLFRQDKAARLLEEANRPVLNLAGYK; encoded by the coding sequence ATGAAGACAATACTTGCAATGATAAAGCATCCTGCGAGTGCAGAAAAATTCCTGAAATATGCCATTGGAGTTGCGGGAGACATGAAAATGAAGCTGCACGTGATGTACGTGGAGAGCCCGGCCCACCACCCCGTTGGTGGACATGAGCTTTCGGGGGTTGTTCTGGCCAGGATGCAGGAGAGCCTGAGTGTTCAGATCAAGCAGGGAAAAAAGCAACTGGAGGAATTGGTCGCTGAACTGATACCGGATGGATCCGGCTTGCATAGCTATGAGGTAGGTGCTGAAACAGGAGATGAAACCAGTATCATTAATAAGCTGGTGCAGGAGGATAGCATCCACATGGTCATGCTCAGGAATCCGGAAGAGGACTTATGGTTCCGTGACTCCCGGGTGCAAGCCATTTCCAGAGAGGCGAAATGCCCGGTATGGGTCATCCCCGAGGATGTTGCATACACACCTTTCAGAAAGGTCCTTTATATCACTGACTACAATGAAGAAGACATTCCAACCATGAATATGCTGGTTGACCTCTTGCGCGTTTTCAAGCCGGATATTACGGCTCTCCATGTCACAGAGGATCTGGATTTTGAATTGCGAATTAAGAATGCCGGCTTTCAGAAAGTACTTAAAGATAAGATAAATTACAGCCCCATCAGCGTAAAAGCGCTGGTGCCACAACGTGGCGAAGATGGAATGGAACTGGTAAACAGCTATGCAAAACGCATCCAGGCAGACCTGATCGTGGTCCTGCAGGAAAACCTGTCATTCCTGGAGCGGCTGTTCCGGCAGGATAAAGCAGCCAGGCTGCTTGAAGAGGCCAACAGGCCCGTTCTGAATTTAGCCGGTTATAAATAA